A region from the Silene latifolia isolate original U9 population chromosome 7, ASM4854445v1, whole genome shotgun sequence genome encodes:
- the LOC141592950 gene encoding calmodulin-binding protein 60 C-like, protein MQTRYMERSKSMNGREKRSLDPNSSSDVNGDDDDDGQPDRKRPALASVIVEALKVDSLQRLCSSLEPILRRVVSEEVERALAKLGPARLVGRSSPKRIEASDGRSLQLQFRTRLSLPLFTGGKVEGEQGAAIHIVLVDANSGQLVTTGSESCAKLDIVVLEGDFNDEDDTIWTEEEFESHLVKEREGKRPLLTGELQVTLKEGVGTLGELTFTDNSSWIRSRQFRLGLKVASGYCEGFRVREAKTEAFTVKDHRGELYKKHYPPALSDEVWRLEKIGKDGAFHKRLTKAGIVSVEDFLRFVVRDPQRLRNILGSGMSNKMWEALVEHSKTCVLSEKLFIYYSEGPQGVGVMFNSIYEFTGLIAGGQYYSTDALSDAQKIYADTLIKKAYDNWMHVVEYDGKSLLSLKQNKNDDTSRIEAPMTQSNNYYNHHLAIPSLPVPPAPEQHHVEPNLKIEGLNDAVGARYSSQSHTMNPNGSTMQFNTTSFLPPNQYIGASGLSQLPRNDDTLSLGPPQPSFPGFNPASTSNFYRGTEELLSEEEIRMRSNEMLEHDDMQHLLRIFGMGHSQGQNLVGVTEDLYPYSSSGYAPSPSPAINFNFDDDKVRSSGKAVVGWLKLKAALRWGIFIRKKAAEKRAKLTELDDT, encoded by the exons atgcaaacaaGATACATGGAGAGATCAAAGAGTATGAATGGAAGAGAAAAGAGAAGTTTGGATCCGAATTCGAGTTCGGATGTTAAtggcgatgatgatgatgatggtcaaCCTGATCGTAAAAGACCTGCTTTAGCTAG TGTTATTGTTGAAGCCCTTAAGGTGGATAGTCTGCAGAGATTGTGCTCATCCTTGGAACCCATCCTTCGGAGAGTT GTTAGCGAGGAAGTGGAACGTGCTTTGGCGAAGTTGGGGCCTGCCAGGCTTGTTGGAAG GTCTTCTCCCAAGAGGATAGAAGCATCTGATGGAAGAAGTTTGCAGCTTCAGTTTCGAACAAGGCTGTCTCTCCCCCTTTTCACTGGCGGAAAAGTAGAAGGCGAGCAAGGGGCAGCTATCCACATTGTCTTAGTTGATGCCAATTCCGGACAACTTGTCACAACTGGCTCAGAATCATGTGCAAAATTAGATATTGTTGTGCTTGAAGGTGATTTTAATGACGAAGATGATACAATTTGGACGGAAGAAGAATTTGAGAGTCATCTTGTGAAAGAGCGTGAAGGAAAGCGACCCCTTTTAACTGGAGAATTGCAAGTGACACTTAAAGAAGGCGTAGGAACTCTTGGGGAACTGACATTTACCGATAACTCAAGCTGGATTAGAAGCAGACAATTTAGATTAGGTCTCAAGGTTGCTTCAGGTTACTGTGAAGGGTTCCGTGTTCGGGAGGCAAAGACCGAAGCCTTTACTGTGAAGGATCACAGAGGGGAAT TGTACAAAAAACACTACCCTCCAGCTTTAAGCGATGAAGTTTGGAGACTGGAGAAGATTGGAAAAGACGGGGCTTTCCACAAGAGGCTGACTAAAGCCGGAATAGTTTCAGTCGAAGATTTCTTGCGGTTTGTTGTTAGAGATCCGCAGAGGTTGCGAAAT ATACTTGGAAGTGGAATGTCGAATAAAATGTGGGAAGCCCTAGTTGAACACTCGAAGACGTGTGTCTTAAGTGAGAAGCTGTTTATCTATTACTCTGAGGGTCCACAAGGTGTTGGGGTGATGTTCAACAGCATATATGAGTTTACTGGCCTAATTGCTGGCGGCCAGTACTACTCGACTGATGCACTCTCCGATGCTCAGAAG ATTTACGCGGATACCTTGATAAAGAAAGCATATGACAATTggatgcatgttgttgagtatgATGGTAAGTCTCTATTGAGCTTAAAACAGAACAAAAATGACGATACTTCCAGAATTGAAGCACCTATGACTCAATCAAACAACTACTACAACCATCACTTAGCTATACCAAGTTTACCCGTCCCTCCTGCTCCGGAGCAGCATCATGTTGAACCTAATCTCAAGATTGAAG GTCTAAATGATGCGGTTGGCGCAAGATACTCTTCCCAATCACATACAATGAATCCTAATGGGTCGACGATGCAATTCAACACCACCTCATTTTTGCCTCCTAATCAATATATTGGTGCTTCCGGTCTAAGCCAACTCCCTAGAAACGATGACACGTTGTCACTCGGCCCTCCACAACCATCCTTCCCGGGATTCAATCCAGCTAGTACATCAAACTTTTATAGAGGCACAGAGGAATTGCTATCAGAGGAAGAAATACGAATGAGGAGTAACGAGATGCTTGAACATGACGATATGCAGCATTTACTCCGTATTTTCGGGATGGGTCACAGTCAAGGTCAAAACCTGGTTGGCGTGACAGAAGATCTGTACCCGTATTCATCATCAGGTTACGCACCCTCACCCTCGCCTGCAATCAACTTCAATTTTGACGATGATAAAGTCCGCTCTTCTGGTAAAGCTGTGGTGGGATGGCTCAAGCTTAAAGCTGCGCTTAGATGGGGAATTTTTATCAGGAAAAAAGCTGCTGAGAAACGCGCTAAACTCACTGAGCTTGATGATACCTAG
- the LOC141592947 gene encoding benzyl alcohol O-benzoyltransferase-like: MTEINGTNTGLTFKVMRHAPELICPANPTPYEFKELSNLDNNKGLRVHLPFILFYKNHTSNINSSLRGFDDPAKVIKDAIAKALVSYYPIAGRLRETGEGKLVVECNGKGVLFIEGDADVTLDDFGHPLHPPFPCSDELLYGVPVTSEILHSSLLIIQVTRLKCGGFIFALSLNHAMTDGIGLVQFLNAVTELAGGAQHPSIPPVWMRHLLSDAPGPSQGSYHEDVRYEYNCITSPLDELVHKSFFFGSAEIARLQESVSPSTTFELIIAHLWRCHTMALYSDPQETVQLTFVMNTRSKYNPSLPTGYYGNVIAVPIAQATTAELSENPFQYIVDLVKRTKENVNVNVNVNVNEEYVKSLANRMAVGRFTVSDHRRIGLNCLDFGWGRPVYGGFGRGSEFNPYLGYITCFTPFKHLGKSGVLVPICLPRSAMEKFVNLVSLV; encoded by the exons ATGACAGAAATCAATGGTACAAACACAGGCTTAACATTCAAGGTGATGAGGCACGCGCCAGAGCTAATCTGCCCTGCAAATCCCACGCCCTACGAGTTCAAAGAATTATCAAACTTAGATAATAATAAAGGGCTTCGGGTTCATCTCCCGTTCATCTTGTTTTACAAGAATCATACTAGTAATATAAACTCGTCTTTGAGGGGATTCGACGACCCTGCAAAGGTGATCAAGGACGCGATAGCTAAGGCGTTAGTGTCATACTATCCAATAGCAGGGCGGTTGAGGGAGACGGGCGAGGGAAAGTTGGTGGTTGAGTGTAATGGAAAGGGTGTTCTCTTCATTGAGGGCGATGCTGATGTCACTCTTGACGACTTTGGTCATCCCcttcatcctccttttccttGCTCCGATGAGCTTCTATATGGTGTTCCTGTCACTAGTGAAATCTTGCATTCCTCGTTGCTTATCATTCAG GTGACCCGATTAAAATGTGGAGGATTTATATTCGCACTTAGTCTAAACCACGCAATGACAGACGGGATTGGACTAGTACAATTCTTGAACGCGGTAACTGAGCTCGCAGGCGGTGCCCAACACCCATCAATTCCACCCGTGTGGATGCGTCACCTTCTTAGTGACGCTCCAGGCCCGTCCCAAGGTAGTTACCATGAAGATGTCCGCTACGAGTATAATTGTATTACTTCCCCACTTGATGAATTGGTTCACAAGTCTTTCTTTTTCG GATCGGCTGAAATAGCTAGGCTACAAGAATCAGTTTCGCCATCAACAACATTCGAGCTCATAATCGCCCACCTATGGCGATGCCATACCATGGCCTTGTACAGCGATCCTCAAGAGACGGTTCAACTAACATTCGTCATGAACACCCGGTCAAAATACAACCCTTCATTACCAACAGGATATTATGGCAATGTTATTGCCGTCCCGATAGCACAAGCCACGACAGCCGAGCTCTCTGAAAACCCTTTTCAATACATAGTTGATCTTGTGAAAAGGACTAAAGAAAatgtcaatgtcaatgtcaatgtcaatgtcaatgAGGAATACGTGAAGTCCTTGGCAAATCGCATGGCAGTCGGTAGATTTACGGTATCTGATCATAGACGAATTGGGTTAAATTGTTTGGATTTCGGTTGGGGTCGACCTGTTTATGGTGGGTTCGGAAGAGGCAGCGAGTTTAACCCGTATTTGGGATATATTACTTGTTTTACACCTTTTAAGCACCTTGGCAAGTCCGGGGTTTTGGTTCCCATTTGTTTGCCACGCTCCGCTATGGAGAAGTTTGTCAATTTGGTTAGTCTTGTATGA
- the LOC141592948 gene encoding multiple RNA-binding domain-containing protein 1-like isoform X1 translates to MYSSRIYVTDLPKDTTDDCLKKHFSQKGEVTDAKIIRRSDGKSRGFAYIGYRTDEEAQRAIKYFNKSFLETSKIECKVAGKVGDPNIPPTRSRHSKQKEKKSTDENNNISDATFKKSKKNVAKINDNDDPEFQEFLQVEQPRHKSKLWANDVVTSTDNKIEKDKEDSRHSGERNQEKTIDGLRKDRRAKKKDSVNEERQVKALNAPQHEVISDMDYFRSKIKKDWSDPEDESGDDDGNGIGLEQDDEDNDDEEVSCGSDDSDATEGNRQKKGIKEHSEIPMAKEQNSVSKDCNGEFMNSENITTNSSGENEVPLAGRLFVRNLPYVATEDELSECFRKFGNVLEVHLVIDKETKQSKGFAFVRYKDPKEAAKALEELDYSIFQGRLLHIEPAKEKESSQSQDSVISQNKPKTLKRRREEEKKISEADGNTRAWNSLYMRPDTIVENMVRKYKISKSELLDREADDLAVRIALGETQIIAETKEALTNAGVNVTSLEEFASGKTEALERSNHVLLVKNLPYSSTESDLSKMFARFGSVDKIIFPPTRTLALVIFLVPAEARAAFRGLAGKRYKDVPLYLEWAPSNILSQDLASNGDNKKNMIVDEDKFKKVLLEHQVLEMSDGEIDPDRVESRSLHVKNLNFKSTGEGLRKHISENMKEGKIRSVKIQQHVKKGKKVSTGYGFIEFDSVETAAHVCQDLQGTTLDGHALIFKTCHAKESEKVSNKAENGRSSTKITVRNVAFEATKKELKQLFSPFGKVKSLRLPKKYGKHRGFAFVEFVTKQEAQNALKALSSTHLYGRHLVLERAKEGETLEELRAKTAAQFTNNEDRYQNPAKLSKKRKFWPPF, encoded by the exons ATGTATTC GTCTCGAATTTATGTGACGGATTTGCCCAAAGATACTACTGACGATTGTCTCAAAAAACATTTCTCGCAAAAAGGCGAGGTTACTGATGCTAAGATAATTCGTCGCTC AGATGGGAAGAGTAGGGGATTTGCGTATATTGGGTACCGGACTGATGAGGAAGCTCAAAGAGCAATCAAGTACTTTAACAAGTCTTTTCTGGAGACGTCGAAGATTGAATGTAAG GTGGCGGGTAAAGTAGGGGATCCAAATATTCCGCCTACTCGGAGTCGGCACTCTAAGcagaaagaaaagaaatcaacTGATGAGAACAACAATATCTCTGATGCCACAttcaagaaatccaagaagaatGTTGCCAAAATAAATGACAATGACGATCCTGAATTTCAAGAGTTTCTCCAGGTTGAGCAGCCACGACATAAGTCAAAATTGTGGGCCAATGATGTAGTAACTTCTACTGATAATAAAATTGAGAAAGACAAAGAGGATTCTCGTCATTCAGGGGAAAGGAATCAAGAAAAGACAATTGATGGGCTCCGCAAAGATAGACGCGCTAAAAAGAAGGATAGTGTGAATGAGGAAAGACAGGTAAAAGCACTAAATGCGCCACAACATGAAGTTATTTCTGATATGGATTACTTTAGAAGTAAAATAAAGAAAGATTGGTCGGATCCAGAGGATGAAAGTGGCGACGATGATGGGAATGGTATTGGCCTCGAACAAGatgatgaagataatgatgatGAAGAGGTTAGTTGTGGCAGTGATGATAGTGATGCTACTGAAGGCAATCGACAGAAAAAGGGGATTAAGGAACACTCTGAAATACCCATGGCTAAAGAGCAGAATAGTGTTTCCAAAGATTGTAATGGTGAATTTATGAACTCGGAGAATATTACTACTAACTCTTCTGGTGAGAATGAGGTGCCTCTTGCTGGTCGACTATTTGTTCGCAATCTTCCATATGTTGCAAC AGAGGATGAGCTATCGGAGTGCTTCAGGAAATTTGGTAATGTCTTAGAGGTCCATCTTGTGATCGACAAAGAGACGAAGCAATCCAAAGGTTTTGCCTTTGTTCGTTATAAAGATCCAAAAGAAGCTGCTAA GGCATTAGAAGAGCTGGACTACTCGATTTTCCAAGGTAGATTATTGCATATTGAGCCAGCAAAAGAAAAAGAGTCTTCACAAAGTCAAGA TTCAGTTATATCTCAAAACAAGCCTAAAACACTAAAGCGTCGGAGGGAGGAAGAGAAAAAGATATCGGAAGCAGATGGCAATACCCGAGCATGGAACAGTTTGTATATGCGTCCTGATACT ATTGTTGAAAATATGGTTAGGAAATATAAAATCAGTAAAAGTGAGTTGCTTGATCGGGAGGCTGATGATCTTGCTGTACGCATTGCTCTTGGAGAAACTCAAATTATTGCAGAGACTAAAGAGGCTCTAACGAATGCTGGTGTTAATGTAACTTCTCTGGAGGAATTTGCATCTGGAAAAACAGAAGCTTTGGAAAGAAGTAACCATGTATTACTTGTGAAAAACTTGCCTTATAGTTCAACAGAAAGTGACCTTTCTAAAATGTTTGCGAGATTCGGGAGCGTGGATAAGATTATTTTTCCTCCAACACGAACACTAGCCTTG GTGATATTTCTTGTGCCAGCTGAAGCACGTGCAGCATTTAGAGGTTTGGCTGGCAAGCGTTACAA AGATGTTCCGTTGTATTTGGAATGGGCCCCGAGCAATATACTTAGTCAAGATTTGGCATCTAACGGTGACAATAAGAAAAATATGATTGTTGACGAAGACAAATTTAAGAAGGTTTTACTGGAGCACCAAGTTCTGGAGATGTCTGATGGTGAAATTGATCCTGACAGAGTTGAG TCTCGGTCTCTTCATGTGAAAAATCTGAACTTCAAGTCAACCGGTGAAGGTTTGAGGAAGCATATCAGTGAAAACATGAAAGAAGGAAAAATTAGGAGTGTCAAG ATACAGCAGCATGTAAAAAAGGGGAAGAAAGTTTCAACGGGTtatggatttattgaatttgatTCTGTGGAGACAGCTGCCCATGTTTGTCAGGACTTACAG GGAACGACTTTGGATGGGCATGCCTTAATTTTTAAAACCTGTCACGCCAAAGAGTCTGAGAAGGTCTCAAATAAAGCGGAAAATGGTAGAAGCTCGACGAAAATAACAGTAAGGAATGTAGCATTTGAGGCAACAAAAAAGGAACTAAAACAGCTATTCAGCCCATTTGGCAAG GTGAAAAGCCTGAGACTTCCAAAGAAGTATGGGAAGCACAGAGGGTTTGCGTTTGTGGAGTTTGTAACTAAACAAGAAGCTCAAAATGCTCTTAAAGCTCTTTCCAGTACCCATTTGTATGGGCGTCACCTG GTTCTGGAAAGAGCTAAAGAAGGCGAAACTCTGGAAGAACTAAGAGCAAAAACAGCTGCTCAGTTCACTAACAACGAAGATCGGTATCAAAATCCAGCTAAACtttcaaagaaaagaaaattttggcctccattttaa
- the LOC141592948 gene encoding multiple RNA-binding domain-containing protein 1-like isoform X2 — MGRVGDLRILGTGLMRKLKEQSSTLTSLFWRRRRLNVAGKVGDPNIPPTRSRHSKQKEKKSTDENNNISDATFKKSKKNVAKINDNDDPEFQEFLQVEQPRHKSKLWANDVVTSTDNKIEKDKEDSRHSGERNQEKTIDGLRKDRRAKKKDSVNEERQVKALNAPQHEVISDMDYFRSKIKKDWSDPEDESGDDDGNGIGLEQDDEDNDDEEVSCGSDDSDATEGNRQKKGIKEHSEIPMAKEQNSVSKDCNGEFMNSENITTNSSGENEVPLAGRLFVRNLPYVATEDELSECFRKFGNVLEVHLVIDKETKQSKGFAFVRYKDPKEAAKALEELDYSIFQGRLLHIEPAKEKESSQSQDSVISQNKPKTLKRRREEEKKISEADGNTRAWNSLYMRPDTIVENMVRKYKISKSELLDREADDLAVRIALGETQIIAETKEALTNAGVNVTSLEEFASGKTEALERSNHVLLVKNLPYSSTESDLSKMFARFGSVDKIIFPPTRTLALVIFLVPAEARAAFRGLAGKRYKDVPLYLEWAPSNILSQDLASNGDNKKNMIVDEDKFKKVLLEHQVLEMSDGEIDPDRVESRSLHVKNLNFKSTGEGLRKHISENMKEGKIRSVKIQQHVKKGKKVSTGYGFIEFDSVETAAHVCQDLQGTTLDGHALIFKTCHAKESEKVSNKAENGRSSTKITVRNVAFEATKKELKQLFSPFGKVKSLRLPKKYGKHRGFAFVEFVTKQEAQNALKALSSTHLYGRHLVLERAKEGETLEELRAKTAAQFTNNEDRYQNPAKLSKKRKFWPPF, encoded by the exons ATGGGAAGAGTAGGGGATTTGCGTATATTGGGTACCGGACTGATGAGGAAGCTCAAAGAGCAATCAAGTACTTTAACAAGTCTTTTCTGGAGACGTCGAAGATTGAAT GTGGCGGGTAAAGTAGGGGATCCAAATATTCCGCCTACTCGGAGTCGGCACTCTAAGcagaaagaaaagaaatcaacTGATGAGAACAACAATATCTCTGATGCCACAttcaagaaatccaagaagaatGTTGCCAAAATAAATGACAATGACGATCCTGAATTTCAAGAGTTTCTCCAGGTTGAGCAGCCACGACATAAGTCAAAATTGTGGGCCAATGATGTAGTAACTTCTACTGATAATAAAATTGAGAAAGACAAAGAGGATTCTCGTCATTCAGGGGAAAGGAATCAAGAAAAGACAATTGATGGGCTCCGCAAAGATAGACGCGCTAAAAAGAAGGATAGTGTGAATGAGGAAAGACAGGTAAAAGCACTAAATGCGCCACAACATGAAGTTATTTCTGATATGGATTACTTTAGAAGTAAAATAAAGAAAGATTGGTCGGATCCAGAGGATGAAAGTGGCGACGATGATGGGAATGGTATTGGCCTCGAACAAGatgatgaagataatgatgatGAAGAGGTTAGTTGTGGCAGTGATGATAGTGATGCTACTGAAGGCAATCGACAGAAAAAGGGGATTAAGGAACACTCTGAAATACCCATGGCTAAAGAGCAGAATAGTGTTTCCAAAGATTGTAATGGTGAATTTATGAACTCGGAGAATATTACTACTAACTCTTCTGGTGAGAATGAGGTGCCTCTTGCTGGTCGACTATTTGTTCGCAATCTTCCATATGTTGCAAC AGAGGATGAGCTATCGGAGTGCTTCAGGAAATTTGGTAATGTCTTAGAGGTCCATCTTGTGATCGACAAAGAGACGAAGCAATCCAAAGGTTTTGCCTTTGTTCGTTATAAAGATCCAAAAGAAGCTGCTAA GGCATTAGAAGAGCTGGACTACTCGATTTTCCAAGGTAGATTATTGCATATTGAGCCAGCAAAAGAAAAAGAGTCTTCACAAAGTCAAGA TTCAGTTATATCTCAAAACAAGCCTAAAACACTAAAGCGTCGGAGGGAGGAAGAGAAAAAGATATCGGAAGCAGATGGCAATACCCGAGCATGGAACAGTTTGTATATGCGTCCTGATACT ATTGTTGAAAATATGGTTAGGAAATATAAAATCAGTAAAAGTGAGTTGCTTGATCGGGAGGCTGATGATCTTGCTGTACGCATTGCTCTTGGAGAAACTCAAATTATTGCAGAGACTAAAGAGGCTCTAACGAATGCTGGTGTTAATGTAACTTCTCTGGAGGAATTTGCATCTGGAAAAACAGAAGCTTTGGAAAGAAGTAACCATGTATTACTTGTGAAAAACTTGCCTTATAGTTCAACAGAAAGTGACCTTTCTAAAATGTTTGCGAGATTCGGGAGCGTGGATAAGATTATTTTTCCTCCAACACGAACACTAGCCTTG GTGATATTTCTTGTGCCAGCTGAAGCACGTGCAGCATTTAGAGGTTTGGCTGGCAAGCGTTACAA AGATGTTCCGTTGTATTTGGAATGGGCCCCGAGCAATATACTTAGTCAAGATTTGGCATCTAACGGTGACAATAAGAAAAATATGATTGTTGACGAAGACAAATTTAAGAAGGTTTTACTGGAGCACCAAGTTCTGGAGATGTCTGATGGTGAAATTGATCCTGACAGAGTTGAG TCTCGGTCTCTTCATGTGAAAAATCTGAACTTCAAGTCAACCGGTGAAGGTTTGAGGAAGCATATCAGTGAAAACATGAAAGAAGGAAAAATTAGGAGTGTCAAG ATACAGCAGCATGTAAAAAAGGGGAAGAAAGTTTCAACGGGTtatggatttattgaatttgatTCTGTGGAGACAGCTGCCCATGTTTGTCAGGACTTACAG GGAACGACTTTGGATGGGCATGCCTTAATTTTTAAAACCTGTCACGCCAAAGAGTCTGAGAAGGTCTCAAATAAAGCGGAAAATGGTAGAAGCTCGACGAAAATAACAGTAAGGAATGTAGCATTTGAGGCAACAAAAAAGGAACTAAAACAGCTATTCAGCCCATTTGGCAAG GTGAAAAGCCTGAGACTTCCAAAGAAGTATGGGAAGCACAGAGGGTTTGCGTTTGTGGAGTTTGTAACTAAACAAGAAGCTCAAAATGCTCTTAAAGCTCTTTCCAGTACCCATTTGTATGGGCGTCACCTG GTTCTGGAAAGAGCTAAAGAAGGCGAAACTCTGGAAGAACTAAGAGCAAAAACAGCTGCTCAGTTCACTAACAACGAAGATCGGTATCAAAATCCAGCTAAACtttcaaagaaaagaaaattttggcctccattttaa
- the LOC141592948 gene encoding multiple RNA-binding domain-containing protein 1-like isoform X3 — protein sequence MFRVAGKVGDPNIPPTRSRHSKQKEKKSTDENNNISDATFKKSKKNVAKINDNDDPEFQEFLQVEQPRHKSKLWANDVVTSTDNKIEKDKEDSRHSGERNQEKTIDGLRKDRRAKKKDSVNEERQVKALNAPQHEVISDMDYFRSKIKKDWSDPEDESGDDDGNGIGLEQDDEDNDDEEVSCGSDDSDATEGNRQKKGIKEHSEIPMAKEQNSVSKDCNGEFMNSENITTNSSGENEVPLAGRLFVRNLPYVATEDELSECFRKFGNVLEVHLVIDKETKQSKGFAFVRYKDPKEAAKALEELDYSIFQGRLLHIEPAKEKESSQSQDSVISQNKPKTLKRRREEEKKISEADGNTRAWNSLYMRPDTIVENMVRKYKISKSELLDREADDLAVRIALGETQIIAETKEALTNAGVNVTSLEEFASGKTEALERSNHVLLVKNLPYSSTESDLSKMFARFGSVDKIIFPPTRTLALVIFLVPAEARAAFRGLAGKRYKDVPLYLEWAPSNILSQDLASNGDNKKNMIVDEDKFKKVLLEHQVLEMSDGEIDPDRVESRSLHVKNLNFKSTGEGLRKHISENMKEGKIRSVKIQQHVKKGKKVSTGYGFIEFDSVETAAHVCQDLQGTTLDGHALIFKTCHAKESEKVSNKAENGRSSTKITVRNVAFEATKKELKQLFSPFGKVKSLRLPKKYGKHRGFAFVEFVTKQEAQNALKALSSTHLYGRHLVLERAKEGETLEELRAKTAAQFTNNEDRYQNPAKLSKKRKFWPPF from the exons atgtttagg GTGGCGGGTAAAGTAGGGGATCCAAATATTCCGCCTACTCGGAGTCGGCACTCTAAGcagaaagaaaagaaatcaacTGATGAGAACAACAATATCTCTGATGCCACAttcaagaaatccaagaagaatGTTGCCAAAATAAATGACAATGACGATCCTGAATTTCAAGAGTTTCTCCAGGTTGAGCAGCCACGACATAAGTCAAAATTGTGGGCCAATGATGTAGTAACTTCTACTGATAATAAAATTGAGAAAGACAAAGAGGATTCTCGTCATTCAGGGGAAAGGAATCAAGAAAAGACAATTGATGGGCTCCGCAAAGATAGACGCGCTAAAAAGAAGGATAGTGTGAATGAGGAAAGACAGGTAAAAGCACTAAATGCGCCACAACATGAAGTTATTTCTGATATGGATTACTTTAGAAGTAAAATAAAGAAAGATTGGTCGGATCCAGAGGATGAAAGTGGCGACGATGATGGGAATGGTATTGGCCTCGAACAAGatgatgaagataatgatgatGAAGAGGTTAGTTGTGGCAGTGATGATAGTGATGCTACTGAAGGCAATCGACAGAAAAAGGGGATTAAGGAACACTCTGAAATACCCATGGCTAAAGAGCAGAATAGTGTTTCCAAAGATTGTAATGGTGAATTTATGAACTCGGAGAATATTACTACTAACTCTTCTGGTGAGAATGAGGTGCCTCTTGCTGGTCGACTATTTGTTCGCAATCTTCCATATGTTGCAAC AGAGGATGAGCTATCGGAGTGCTTCAGGAAATTTGGTAATGTCTTAGAGGTCCATCTTGTGATCGACAAAGAGACGAAGCAATCCAAAGGTTTTGCCTTTGTTCGTTATAAAGATCCAAAAGAAGCTGCTAA GGCATTAGAAGAGCTGGACTACTCGATTTTCCAAGGTAGATTATTGCATATTGAGCCAGCAAAAGAAAAAGAGTCTTCACAAAGTCAAGA TTCAGTTATATCTCAAAACAAGCCTAAAACACTAAAGCGTCGGAGGGAGGAAGAGAAAAAGATATCGGAAGCAGATGGCAATACCCGAGCATGGAACAGTTTGTATATGCGTCCTGATACT ATTGTTGAAAATATGGTTAGGAAATATAAAATCAGTAAAAGTGAGTTGCTTGATCGGGAGGCTGATGATCTTGCTGTACGCATTGCTCTTGGAGAAACTCAAATTATTGCAGAGACTAAAGAGGCTCTAACGAATGCTGGTGTTAATGTAACTTCTCTGGAGGAATTTGCATCTGGAAAAACAGAAGCTTTGGAAAGAAGTAACCATGTATTACTTGTGAAAAACTTGCCTTATAGTTCAACAGAAAGTGACCTTTCTAAAATGTTTGCGAGATTCGGGAGCGTGGATAAGATTATTTTTCCTCCAACACGAACACTAGCCTTG GTGATATTTCTTGTGCCAGCTGAAGCACGTGCAGCATTTAGAGGTTTGGCTGGCAAGCGTTACAA AGATGTTCCGTTGTATTTGGAATGGGCCCCGAGCAATATACTTAGTCAAGATTTGGCATCTAACGGTGACAATAAGAAAAATATGATTGTTGACGAAGACAAATTTAAGAAGGTTTTACTGGAGCACCAAGTTCTGGAGATGTCTGATGGTGAAATTGATCCTGACAGAGTTGAG TCTCGGTCTCTTCATGTGAAAAATCTGAACTTCAAGTCAACCGGTGAAGGTTTGAGGAAGCATATCAGTGAAAACATGAAAGAAGGAAAAATTAGGAGTGTCAAG ATACAGCAGCATGTAAAAAAGGGGAAGAAAGTTTCAACGGGTtatggatttattgaatttgatTCTGTGGAGACAGCTGCCCATGTTTGTCAGGACTTACAG GGAACGACTTTGGATGGGCATGCCTTAATTTTTAAAACCTGTCACGCCAAAGAGTCTGAGAAGGTCTCAAATAAAGCGGAAAATGGTAGAAGCTCGACGAAAATAACAGTAAGGAATGTAGCATTTGAGGCAACAAAAAAGGAACTAAAACAGCTATTCAGCCCATTTGGCAAG GTGAAAAGCCTGAGACTTCCAAAGAAGTATGGGAAGCACAGAGGGTTTGCGTTTGTGGAGTTTGTAACTAAACAAGAAGCTCAAAATGCTCTTAAAGCTCTTTCCAGTACCCATTTGTATGGGCGTCACCTG GTTCTGGAAAGAGCTAAAGAAGGCGAAACTCTGGAAGAACTAAGAGCAAAAACAGCTGCTCAGTTCACTAACAACGAAGATCGGTATCAAAATCCAGCTAAACtttcaaagaaaagaaaattttggcctccattttaa